The Bacteroidota bacterium sequence ACCGCCTCACGCTCGCGCAGCTTCCCGGCACCGTCACCGTTCGATGACGCGCAGGCGCTCGCCGGTGGCGGCGTCCCAGAGCCGGATGCGTGTGTCCTGGCCGACCGTCGCGAGCGTCCCGCCGTCCGGCGAGGCGGCGACGAAGAAGGCGATCTCGGGGTCGGCCTGCACCTCGTAGTCGAGCGCGCCCGTGTCGGCGTTCCACACGCGGAGCCGGCCGTCGCCGTAGGCGCCCGCGATGCGCGTCCCACCGCGTGCGAACGTGAGCGAGTTGACGAACACATCGGTCTCCAACCGGGTGCCCTCTCCCGTCGTGCGGTCGTAGACGTGGATCGTCCCGCTGCTGCCACCACCTGCCACGCGGCGACCCTCGGGACCAAAGACGCCCGTCGTGAAGGTCAGCCCAGGCGGCGACCACGCCTGCTGCAAGGTGGCGTCGCCGACGTGCCAGAGCCGCAGGAGCGTTCCGCGGCCGGCTGTGAGGAGCGTACGCCCGTCGGGCGAGAAGTTCGCCGAGGCGGTGACCTCCTCGTGCGCCGTGAACTGACGCTTGGTCTCGCCGCTCGCCGTATCCCAGAGGATCACTTCACCTTCGGTGGCTGCGCTGGCGAGGTGGCGCCCGTCGGGCGAGAACGCGGCGTAG is a genomic window containing:
- a CDS encoding WD40 repeat domain-containing protein, which translates into the protein MLRGICLPLFILTVASLGVAPAAQAQGVAVNSVQFSPDGTQLVTAASDRTLRIWDVATGDLARTLPGHDEYVVFAAWSPDGETLASASYDGTVKLWDAATGAERMTLRGHEGTLFYAAFSPDGRHLASAATEGEVILWDTASGETKRQFTAHEEVTASANFSPDGRTLLTAGRGTLLRLWHVGDATLQQAWSPPGLTFTTGVFGPEGRRVAGGGSSGTIHVYDRTTGEGTRLETDVFVNSLTFARGGTRIAGAYGDGRLRVWNADTGALDYEVQADPEIAFFVAASPDGGTLATVGQDTRIRLWDAATGERLRVIER